The region AAGCATTAAACTTAGATGCAATCCATGACACCGTACATGAAATGGCAAAGGATGAAGCACGTCACGGCAAAGCATTCAAGGGCTTACTGGAAAGATATTTCGGTTAATACATCCATTGGGGGCGGCAGAACCATTCTTCCGCTCCCTGTTTGCAAGGTACAGATCATTCACAATTCAAATCAGGAGGGTTTATACGATGTCCAAATACGCAGGAACAAAAACAGAGCAGAACTTAAAAGACGCTTTTGCAGGCGAGTCCATGGCAAGAAATAAGTATACATATTATGCCTCTGCAGCCAAAAAGGCCGGTTATGAACAAATGGCCGCCCTTTACTTGGAAACAGCCGACCAGGAAAAAGAGCATGCTAAGATGTGGTTCAAGGAATTGCATGGCATTGGTTCCATGGAAGAAAACTTAGCAGATGCAGCTGCCGGTGAAAACTACGAGTGGACCGATATGTATAAGAAGATGGCTGAGGATGCCAGGGCAGAAGGTTTTTTGGAACTGGCTCTTAAATTTGAATTCGTAGGAAAAGTAGAAGCTGCTCATGAAAAACGTTACTTAAAGCTACTTGACAGCTTAAAGAACGACAAGACCTTTAAAGGAGATGCCCCTCTTGGCTGGAAGTGCCGCAACTGCGGTTACATCCATGAAGGACCGGAGGCTCCGGAAATCTGTCCAACCTGTGCTCATCCTAAGGCATATTTTGAACGAAAAGCGGAAAATTATTAATACCATCTGTTACGGCAGGAAGGGCGGGATCTTTTGGTTCCGCCCTTCCTGCCGTTGATCCGACACACGGATAAGGGAAATTTATATTCCCCGGAATTATCCGTATAGGTCACGGTGCTGACATCCGTTGGAAGATCCGCTCCTTCTCCGCCTACTCGGGTGATCATCAGCAGACAGCCTGTGTCCTTTCCACTGCCGGGCGGATTCGGGACCTGCACCCGTTGGAACGTACGCCCGCCGGGCGCACCTGCAAAAAATGCTGCCCCATGAAGGAGCAGCATTTAAAATCCAATACATTTATTATCTTACACGACCTTATTTTTAATGGCCCCAATCCCCTCGATCAGGCATTCCACTTCATCTCCTGCCGCCAGAAACTTCGGCGGTTCAAACCCCATTCCAACCCCCTTCGGGGTACCGGTGGAAATGATGGTTCCTGCCCTGAGGGTCATCCCTTTGGACAGTTCGCTGACAATATGGTCAATGTTAAAAATCATAAGACGGGTATTGCTGTCCTGCCTCAGTTCTCCGTTTACCTTGGACTGAATGCCAAGCTCCGGGGGATAGGATATGGAGTTAGCGGTCAGAATACAGGGACCCATGGGAGTAAAACCGTCAAGGCTCTTGCCAAAATACCACTGCTTATGGGCATTCTGTACGTTGCGGGCGCTGACGTCATTGATGATGGTGTATCCGAAAATATATTCCTTGGCCCGTTCCGGTGACACATCCTTTGCATCCTTTCCTATGATGACTCCCAGCTCTGCTTCATAATCCAGGCTGTCCACCATATCGCTGTGACTTAAGATCTCTCCGTATGGATTCACCGCCTCATTCACTCTCTTGGAAAAATAAACAGCATTGGGGCGCTTTCCGTCAAATTCCTCTTTTTTAAAGCGGGCAGACTCCTCGGCATGTTCCATGTAATTAAGCCCCAGACAGATGATGTCCTGTTCCGGTGTCCGGATTGGTGCCAAAAGCCTGACCTCTTTCATCATGGCAGCCCCAACGATGTTGCTTTTATAAGGATCAAGGCCGGAAGCATGCTCCAGAAGATCAAGCTCAGACTGGCTGAGTCCCTTGATAACCTCCAGCATCTCCTTGTACTCCATACCAAATGCCCTGAGAGGAAAGACCCACATCTCGTCCTTACTCACTACCCCAATATCTTTTCTCCGGTCAACCTCGTATGTAACTAATTTCATAACATCCTCCTTTTACATGAACCATAGCTCTTCCTTTGTGGTGGAGATCGCATCCGCACCTGCGCCAAAAGCCGCCATAATATCCTTTTTATCCGATATCAGTCCGCCTGCAATAATAGGAATATCCGTATAAGCCCGAATCTCTTTCAGCACTCTGGGCATGACCCCGGGCATGATCTCAACCAGATCCGGATGATAGGTATCAATCTGCTTTTTTGTCGTACTCATAGCAAGGGAATCAATAATAAAGGTTCTCTGAACTCCAACCAATCCCAATTCAACCGCCCGTTTTACAAGAAGCGGCTTCGTGCTGATAATTCCATCTGCATAAGTATTCTGCTTAATAAAATCAACCGCAATTTCCCTGGAGCTTAAGCCCTGTGCCAGATCCGCATGGACGATGGCATTTTTTCCATGATCCTTTATTTGCTTCACTATGCTGCTGATGTTGCAGATATTGCCATACAGAATGAACACTACCTGACATTCCGACTCAAAGCTTCGCTTTAACCCATTATCATCCTTAATCGCTGCAATTACTGGAGATGACTCCAGCAGTTCAATCGCCTTCATTCCTATTCCTCCGCACCCACAAAATATGGATCTCGTTCTACTTTATCAATCCTTTTCCCCACCGTCAAGGCAATTTTTGCCCTTTCCGGCTTTTCCTGAGAAAGTAAAGCGAATCTTAACGTTCTTTTTTCCATACAAGATAGCAGGAGCTGCGGTCTCCGAAAAACGGAGGCCTTACCCCTGCCATCGATTATCTACAGTTCTTTGCTCTGCACCCACCGCTTACAGACTTCCGGAAAGTTGGTGATGACTCCGTCGCAGCCCCATTCATAGACCTGCTCCAGTGCAGCCATGTCATTGACCGTCCACACATTCACCTGAATTCCATATCTCCTGCAGTTGTCCACAGCATCTTTTGTCAATCCCTTTACTCCCGGATGGTAGCATTGGAAATCATACTTGTCACAGTAATATCCTGCATTACCAAGGCCGGGGTGGTCAAGAAGCGCGCCGCACCGGATTTGGGGAGCCAGCTCCTTTAACCGGCTGATGGAAGTATGGTTAAAGGAGGAAAAAATGACCTTATCCTCAAGCCCGTATCTGCCAACAAGCTCCAGGGTCTTCTCTTCCAGGCCCTCATAATAATATACGCCTGTCTTGATCTC is a window of [Clostridium] saccharolyticum WM1 DNA encoding:
- the rbr gene encoding rubrerythrin, coding for MSKYAGTKTEQNLKDAFAGESMARNKYTYYASAAKKAGYEQMAALYLETADQEKEHAKMWFKELHGIGSMEENLADAAAGENYEWTDMYKKMAEDARAEGFLELALKFEFVGKVEAAHEKRYLKLLDSLKNDKTFKGDAPLGWKCRNCGYIHEGPEAPEICPTCAHPKAYFERKAENY
- a CDS encoding glycerol-3-phosphate responsive antiterminator, whose amino-acid sequence is MKAIELLESSPVIAAIKDDNGLKRSFESECQVVFILYGNICNISSIVKQIKDHGKNAIVHADLAQGLSSREIAVDFIKQNTYADGIISTKPLLVKRAVELGLVGVQRTFIIDSLAMSTTKKQIDTYHPDLVEIMPGVMPRVLKEIRAYTDIPIIAGGLISDKKDIMAAFGAGADAISTTKEELWFM
- a CDS encoding glycerophosphodiester phosphodiesterase; amino-acid sequence: MKVFAHRGYSGRYPENTMLAFRKAAETGCDGIELDVQLTKDGTVVVIHDESIDRTTDGTGFVKDLTYEELRKYNGDAVCGGIHGFEPVPSFEEYCIWAKDQDLITNIEIKTGVYYYEGLEEKTLELVGRYGLEDKVIFSSFNHTSISRLKELAPQIRCGALLDHPGLGNAGYYCDKYDFQCYHPGVKGLTKDAVDNCRRYGIQVNVWTVNDMAALEQVYEWGCDGVITNFPEVCKRWVQSKEL
- a CDS encoding fumarylacetoacetate hydrolase family protein; translation: MKLVTYEVDRRKDIGVVSKDEMWVFPLRAFGMEYKEMLEVIKGLSQSELDLLEHASGLDPYKSNIVGAAMMKEVRLLAPIRTPEQDIICLGLNYMEHAEESARFKKEEFDGKRPNAVYFSKRVNEAVNPYGEILSHSDMVDSLDYEAELGVIIGKDAKDVSPERAKEYIFGYTIINDVSARNVQNAHKQWYFGKSLDGFTPMGPCILTANSISYPPELGIQSKVNGELRQDSNTRLMIFNIDHIVSELSKGMTLRAGTIISTGTPKGVGMGFEPPKFLAAGDEVECLIEGIGAIKNKVV